AAGATGGCTTGAAACATTATCTCCTGATTTTCCGGCTATCGTCATTATGACATTAACTTTTGCGTTTATCGTCATAACGTCAAGTGTTAGAACATTGTTGAAAGAAGCTGACATTGTTTTTTTACTGCCGATGGAATTTAAACTAAGAGGATATTTTCAAAAAGCTTTTAGATACAGTTTTATTTCACAAAGCTTTCTCGTTATTGTTCCTTTAATATTATTTACACCCTTGTATTTTAAGGTAACAGATGCAAACGGAAAGACCTTACTTATTTGTTTGGGACTCTTACTACTCGTCAAGTTTTGGAATTTAAGGGTAAGCTGGGCGATGAGTTTTTATACAGAAGCTTCAGCAAAATGGAGTGATCTGATTGTTCGATTTGTATTAAATGTATCTGTGATTTATTTTATTTTCTCTCAGGATACACTTTTCTTAATTATTCTGTTTGTTATTATGACAGGGTATGTTTTATATTTTTCAAACAATGTAAAACAAAAGGCATTAAAATGGGAGCAGCTTATTAAAAGAGAAGAAGGAAAGAAGCAATCTTTTTATAAGCTTGCAAACTTATTTACAGATGTGCCTAAGCTTAAGAAACAGGCTAAGCGTCGGGCTTATCTTGATTGGATGGTCAAGCAAGTAAAGTATCATCAGGAAAATGTATATGAGTATTTGTATGTGCGTGCATTAATTCGATCAGGCGATTATTTGGGCATTATTGTTCGGTTAACAATCATCGGAAGCATAATCTTGTCATTCTTAAATGAACAGTTAACAGGCTACATCGTTGTATCCGTTCTGT
This Metabacillus endolithicus DNA region includes the following protein-coding sequences:
- a CDS encoding ABC transporter permease; protein product: MKSVNEIWQTRVNQHINETRMYLKYMLNDHLLFVFIFLGAGGALTYQRWLETLSPDFPAIVIMTLTFAFIVITSSVRTLLKEADIVFLLPMEFKLRGYFQKAFRYSFISQSFLVIVPLILFTPLYFKVTDANGKTLLICLGLLLLVKFWNLRVSWAMSFYTEASAKWSDLIVRFVLNVSVIYFIFSQDTLFLIILFVIMTGYVLYFSNNVKQKALKWEQLIKREEGKKQSFYKLANLFTDVPKLKKQAKRRAYLDWMVKQVKYHQENVYEYLYVRALIRSGDYLGIIVRLTIIGSIILSFLNEQLTGYIVVSVLFIFLTGIQIMSLYKHFELLELTNLYPNAEKKRLSSFLKIMFTVFLVQTVIYSLITFLFATVSIFVGTLIATALFSYLFVFIYMKNRIKKNEKDV